In Streptomyces qaidamensis, one DNA window encodes the following:
- a CDS encoding LutC/YkgG family protein, with amino-acid sequence MNSRERILGRVRRALADASADEAPIARDYLREHGQRTAAQTVELLAENLADYRAVVHRTDEAGLPALIAGLLEKRGAASVLVPSGLDEGWLAATGVTRVADRAESTPDELDRVDSVVTACAVAVAETGTIVLDGSPDQGRRRITLVPDHHVCVVRVPEQVVSSVPQGLERLDPARPLTWISGPSATSDIELDRVEGVHGPRTLEVILVGGA; translated from the coding sequence GTGAACAGCAGGGAACGGATCCTGGGACGGGTGCGGCGCGCGCTGGCGGACGCGTCGGCCGACGAGGCGCCGATCGCGCGGGACTATCTGCGCGAGCACGGGCAGCGGACCGCCGCGCAGACGGTGGAACTGCTGGCCGAGAACCTGGCGGACTACCGGGCGGTCGTGCACCGCACCGACGAGGCCGGCCTGCCCGCACTGATCGCGGGACTGCTGGAGAAGCGCGGTGCGGCGTCGGTGCTGGTGCCGTCCGGGCTGGACGAGGGCTGGCTGGCGGCGACCGGCGTGACGCGGGTGGCGGACCGGGCCGAGAGCACCCCGGACGAACTCGACCGGGTGGACAGCGTCGTGACGGCCTGTGCGGTCGCCGTCGCGGAGACCGGGACGATCGTCCTGGACGGCTCGCCCGACCAGGGGCGGCGCCGCATCACTCTCGTCCCGGACCATCACGTCTGCGTCGTACGGGTGCCGGAGCAGGTCGTGTCGTCCGTGCCGCAGGGGCTCGAACGCCTCGACCCGGCACGCCCGTTGACGTGGATCTCCGGGCCGTCGGCGACCAGTGACATCGAGCTGGACCGGGTGGAGGGGGTGCATGGTCCGCGCACGCTGGAGGTGATCCTGGTGGGCGGCGCATGA
- a CDS encoding LutB/LldF family L-lactate oxidation iron-sulfur protein: MSGTYLGMPAFPEAAREAVADTTLRGNLRHATHTIRAKRAKAVTEVSDWAELREAGKRIKDHTLRHLDRYLVQVEETVTAAGGIVHWAADAGEANEIVTRLVKMTGETEVVKVKSMATQEIGLNEALEAEGIHAYETDLAELIVQLGKDRPSHILVPAIHRNRGEIRDIFAREMSEWGRPAPEGLTDTPAELAEAARLHLREKFLRAKVGISGANFMVAETGTLVVVESEGNGRMCLTLPDTLISVVGIEKIVPTWQDLEVFLQTLPRSSTAERMNPYTSTWTGTTDEDGPQNFHLVLLDNGRTDTLADEVGRQALRCIRCSACLNVCPVYERAGGHAYGSVYPGPIGAILSPQLRGTGSEIDASLPYASSLCGACYDVCPVAIDIPEVLVHLRERVVQGGEVTREGNKVVLRPAKGHAAERAAMRAARWAFTHPGALRTGQRAASRSRRFHPRTLPGPGRAWSETRDLPPVPTEPFRDWWQRTRGGKDGDR; this comes from the coding sequence ATGAGCGGGACATATCTCGGGATGCCGGCGTTTCCGGAGGCCGCGCGGGAGGCCGTGGCGGACACGACCCTGCGCGGCAATCTGCGGCACGCCACGCACACCATCCGCGCCAAGCGGGCGAAGGCCGTCACGGAGGTGTCCGACTGGGCCGAGCTGCGCGAGGCGGGCAAGCGGATCAAGGACCACACGCTGCGCCATCTCGACCGCTACCTCGTGCAGGTGGAGGAGACGGTCACGGCGGCGGGCGGCATCGTGCACTGGGCCGCCGACGCGGGCGAGGCCAACGAGATCGTGACCCGGCTCGTGAAGATGACCGGCGAGACAGAGGTCGTCAAGGTCAAGTCCATGGCCACGCAGGAGATCGGGCTCAACGAGGCGCTGGAGGCCGAGGGCATCCACGCCTACGAGACCGACCTCGCCGAGCTGATCGTGCAGTTGGGCAAGGACCGGCCCTCGCACATCCTCGTCCCCGCAATCCACCGCAACCGGGGCGAGATCCGGGACATCTTCGCCCGTGAGATGAGCGAGTGGGGCCGGCCCGCTCCCGAGGGCCTGACCGACACACCGGCCGAACTCGCCGAGGCCGCCCGCCTGCACCTGCGGGAGAAGTTCCTGCGCGCCAAGGTGGGCATCTCCGGCGCCAACTTCATGGTCGCCGAGACGGGCACGCTCGTGGTCGTGGAGTCCGAGGGCAACGGCCGGATGTGCCTGACCCTGCCCGACACGCTGATCTCGGTGGTCGGCATCGAGAAGATCGTGCCGACATGGCAGGACCTGGAGGTGTTCCTGCAGACCCTCCCCCGCTCCTCCACGGCCGAGCGCATGAACCCCTACACCTCGACGTGGACCGGCACCACGGACGAGGACGGTCCGCAGAACTTCCACCTGGTGCTGCTGGACAACGGCCGCACCGACACCCTCGCCGACGAGGTCGGCCGGCAGGCACTGCGCTGCATCCGCTGCTCGGCGTGCCTGAACGTGTGCCCGGTGTACGAGCGGGCCGGCGGCCACGCCTACGGCTCGGTGTACCCGGGCCCCATCGGCGCGATCCTCAGCCCCCAACTGCGGGGCACCGGCAGCGAGATCGACGCCTCGCTGCCGTACGCGTCCTCGCTGTGCGGGGCGTGCTACGACGTGTGCCCGGTCGCCATCGACATCCCGGAGGTCCTGGTGCATCTGCGGGAGCGGGTCGTCCAGGGCGGGGAGGTCACCCGCGAGGGCAACAAGGTGGTGCTGCGGCCGGCGAAGGGGCACGCCGCCGAGCGGGCGGCGATGCGTGCGGCCCGCTGGGCCTTCACCCACCCGGGCGCGCTCCGCACGGGCCAGCGTGCCGCCTCCAGGTCCCGCCGCTTCCATCCCCGGACGCTGCCGGGCCCGGGCAGGGCCTGGAGCGAGACCCGGGATCTGCCGCCGGTGCCGACCGAGCCGTTCCGGGACTGGTGGCAGCGGACTCGTGGCGGGAAGGACGGGGACAGGTGA